One window of the Chitinophaga niabensis genome contains the following:
- a CDS encoding TonB-dependent receptor, whose translation MQLTLFSQSRPMRAASGKKHFPRLFVKTFLIMKLTLFLITMAMLQAHAASFAQTVTLAHRNARLEKVFNDIRKQTGYTFLYTDEQLSHAKEISVQVKDLPLKDALDLCFRNQQLSYSINGNTIIIKRKEKVPLPADIPVKGKVLDEKGNPIPGATIQLKGTSRGVVTNGNGEYSIEVPEGEAVLIISSLGFNRQEISVNGKTEIPVTLTTSAAKINELVVIGYGEQKKGTLTNAITTISSKEFQEQPVNRFDQVLQGRSPGVQVTNATGAPGGSVRIRIRGSNSINGDNGPLYVVDGFLGAEFSSINPDDIESIQILKDASATAIYGSRGSNGVIIVTTRKGSKGGLKVNVTSRFSSSSVIKKMDLLNAGDFAETANTRATALGTTPPFSEAQVNEFKAKGGTNWQDEIFRNAIGQEYLLNLSGGTEKAGYFISGNYLDQDGVIENSSFKRYVIRSNINARMTNKLSTFLNVIGTYSNAQNIDILPDGPHSPLAQAMTWSPTLPVRNASGAYTPSDPVSSVFFNPVALTTDQLAITERLIANLTGGFKYEDIVPGLSFNLQYGINYLDYDNKSFAGKVVNSGSSTTSWRSNKEVKLQNSNTLNYHKVFNGKHTLDLTGVVEYQQSTYNYVSAGSSNLVYESFMWNNLAQGTPGIPSSGYSKWSIFSLVGRAMYSYKDKYLASAAIRRDASSKFFDDNKYSYFPSVSAGWVISEEDFMKGQNKLSLLKLRGSWGFTGSEGVGSYSTFSAYSNRTGSFTNNSSVTGIILNNIGNPDLKWETTEQKNIGLEVGFLRNRFMLTADLFVKDTRDLLLTETLPYYLGGNPITRNVGSVQNKGFEFSLEGAVIDKGAFTWNSWLNFSFIRNSVQSIGSNKIIFDANRKIGGGMSPQAEFIVRPGEPLGAIWGLTYLGTWKPADAAKAATFGAKPGDARYFDKDNDGTIDADDYDVIGHGVPTFSFGFNNTFSYKNFSFNFLLHALTGFDKLNYNNAATMYLGGDAREATNVDIKNRYIPGVNETSDIPAFSSTNRNYTQSTRFLEKADFLRLKNISLSYTIPKAKLANKVALRVFASATNLFTITNYSGIDPEANSSAGDIRQGIDYGAYPNSKTFTTGVTLSF comes from the coding sequence ATGCAATTGACGCTTTTTTCCCAAAGCAGGCCTATGCGCGCTGCCAGTGGTAAAAAACATTTTCCACGATTATTCGTAAAAACGTTCCTGATCATGAAATTAACGCTGTTTTTGATCACCATGGCTATGCTGCAGGCACATGCAGCGAGCTTTGCGCAAACAGTAACCCTTGCTCACCGCAATGCCAGGCTGGAGAAGGTTTTTAACGACATACGAAAACAAACCGGCTACACCTTCCTCTATACAGATGAGCAATTATCCCATGCGAAAGAAATTTCCGTACAGGTAAAGGACCTTCCTTTGAAGGATGCGCTGGACCTTTGTTTCCGGAACCAACAGCTTTCCTACAGCATCAATGGCAATACCATCATTATCAAACGGAAGGAAAAGGTGCCCTTACCTGCAGATATCCCTGTTAAAGGGAAAGTACTGGATGAAAAGGGCAATCCCATTCCCGGCGCTACCATTCAGCTAAAAGGCACTTCCAGGGGAGTGGTAACAAATGGAAACGGAGAATACAGCATTGAGGTACCGGAAGGAGAAGCCGTACTGATTATTTCTTCCCTGGGTTTCAACCGGCAGGAAATAAGCGTGAATGGCAAAACAGAGATCCCTGTTACATTGACCACCTCAGCGGCTAAGATCAATGAACTGGTAGTGATCGGTTATGGCGAACAGAAAAAAGGGACGCTCACCAATGCCATCACCACCATTTCATCCAAAGAATTCCAGGAGCAGCCGGTGAATCGTTTTGACCAGGTATTGCAGGGCCGCTCACCTGGTGTGCAGGTAACCAATGCTACAGGTGCACCTGGTGGCAGTGTACGCATCCGCATCAGGGGCTCCAATTCCATCAATGGAGATAACGGGCCTTTGTATGTGGTAGACGGTTTCCTCGGTGCAGAATTCTCTTCTATCAACCCGGATGATATTGAGAGCATCCAGATCCTGAAAGACGCTTCCGCCACTGCTATCTATGGTAGCCGTGGTTCTAACGGGGTGATCATTGTTACCACCCGGAAGGGATCTAAAGGAGGTTTGAAAGTGAACGTCACTTCCAGGTTCTCTTCTTCCTCCGTGATCAAAAAAATGGACCTGCTGAATGCCGGAGACTTTGCGGAAACAGCAAATACCCGCGCCACCGCATTGGGTACCACACCTCCTTTTTCTGAAGCACAGGTAAATGAATTCAAAGCAAAAGGCGGCACCAACTGGCAGGACGAGATCTTCCGCAATGCCATTGGCCAGGAGTACCTGCTGAATCTAAGCGGCGGTACGGAGAAAGCTGGTTATTTCATTTCCGGTAATTACCTGGACCAGGATGGTGTGATCGAAAACTCATCTTTCAAAAGATATGTTATCCGCTCTAACATCAATGCCAGGATGACTAACAAGCTGAGCACCTTCCTCAATGTCATCGGTACTTATTCCAACGCACAGAATATAGACATACTGCCGGATGGACCGCACAGTCCACTGGCACAGGCCATGACCTGGTCTCCCACCCTGCCGGTTCGCAATGCAAGCGGTGCTTATACCCCCAGCGATCCTGTAAGCTCTGTGTTCTTTAATCCCGTTGCCTTAACTACTGATCAACTGGCCATTACAGAAAGGCTGATAGCCAACCTTACCGGTGGATTTAAATATGAGGATATCGTACCAGGCCTTTCCTTCAACCTGCAATATGGCATCAACTACCTTGATTATGATAACAAATCATTTGCAGGTAAAGTGGTGAACTCCGGTTCTTCTACTACCAGCTGGCGCTCCAACAAAGAGGTCAAATTACAGAATTCCAATACGCTGAACTACCATAAGGTATTTAACGGTAAACATACACTGGACCTTACCGGTGTAGTGGAATATCAGCAATCAACTTACAATTATGTATCCGCCGGCAGCAGCAATCTTGTGTATGAAAGTTTTATGTGGAACAATCTCGCGCAAGGAACACCGGGCATACCATCTTCCGGTTACTCCAAGTGGAGTATCTTCTCCCTGGTAGGCCGCGCTATGTATAGCTATAAAGATAAGTACCTGGCATCTGCTGCTATCCGCCGTGATGCGTCCTCTAAATTCTTCGATGATAACAAATACAGTTACTTTCCCTCTGTGTCCGCCGGCTGGGTGATCTCTGAGGAAGATTTCATGAAAGGCCAGAACAAGCTCAGCCTGTTGAAACTGCGCGGTAGCTGGGGTTTTACCGGCAGTGAAGGCGTAGGCTCCTACAGTACTTTCTCTGCCTATTCCAACCGTACCGGTTCATTCACCAATAACAGTTCAGTTACCGGCATTATCCTCAACAATATCGGCAACCCTGATCTGAAATGGGAAACCACGGAACAAAAGAACATCGGGCTGGAAGTGGGCTTTTTACGTAACCGCTTTATGCTTACAGCAGACCTGTTTGTAAAAGATACGCGCGACCTGCTGCTGACAGAAACACTCCCTTATTACCTCGGTGGCAACCCCATCACACGTAACGTAGGATCTGTGCAGAACAAAGGTTTTGAATTTTCCCTGGAAGGCGCGGTGATTGATAAAGGTGCTTTTACCTGGAACAGCTGGCTGAACTTTTCATTCATCAGGAACAGTGTACAATCCATCGGCAGCAACAAGATCATTTTTGATGCTAACCGCAAGATCGGTGGTGGCATGAGCCCGCAAGCAGAATTTATTGTACGGCCCGGGGAACCGCTGGGTGCTATCTGGGGCCTCACTTACCTGGGTACCTGGAAACCGGCAGATGCAGCCAAAGCTGCTACTTTTGGCGCCAAACCAGGTGATGCACGTTACTTCGACAAAGACAACGATGGTACGATAGATGCCGATGATTACGATGTAATTGGTCATGGTGTGCCCACCTTCTCTTTTGGTTTTAACAATACTTTCAGCTACAAGAATTTCTCCTTTAACTTCCTGCTGCATGCATTAACCGGTTTTGATAAACTGAACTACAATAATGCCGCTACCATGTACCTTGGTGGGGATGCAAGAGAAGCCACGAATGTTGATATCAAAAACAGGTATATACCCGGTGTGAATGAAACATCCGATATCCCTGCATTCAGTTCCACGAACCGCAACTATACACAAAGCACCCGCTTCCTGGAAAAGGCAGACTTCCTCCGGTTAAAGAACATCAGCCTGAGCTATACCATACCAAAAGCCAAACTGGCGAACAAAGTGGCACTAAGGGTATTTGCCAGTGCCACGAACCTGTTCACCATCACCAATTACAGTGGCATAGACCCGGAAGCCAATTCCAGTGCAGGCGATATCCGCCAGGGCATCGATTATGGTGCATATCCTAATTCCAAAACATTTACAACGGGTGTAACACTCAGTTTCTAA
- a CDS encoding FecR family protein: MTFHERFAYLLKQAAQHSATADELEELGELLKKEEISPELLPDMPPVSYDAAHWDNIASNILAADKVAKENIIPIRAKRRWLWAAAGVALLITAAGYFLLQPKAVQQPITAVKQSNTQDIAPGGNRATLVLGDGSQLTLDSAANGTLSQQGNTQVVKLANGQLAYHTAGQSSTQTILYNTIFTPRGGKYKVTLPDGSKVWLNAASSLRYPTAFTDTRSVELNGEAYFDIAPDASHPFIVSHGKTVVEVLGTTFNMMAYTDEASIRTTLLSGAVKVNGQKLTPGQCASITNGQLRIEEEVNTEAAVAWKNGYIQFEGNDIRSAMRQISRWYDVEVTYKGEVPSHFRGIIPSDVPVSEVLKMMEMTGEVTFEISGRTIIVSPGK; this comes from the coding sequence TTGACATTCCACGAACGCTTTGCTTACCTGTTGAAACAGGCTGCACAACACTCCGCTACTGCTGATGAGCTGGAAGAACTGGGTGAATTGCTGAAAAAGGAAGAAATCTCGCCTGAACTGCTGCCCGATATGCCGCCGGTATCATATGATGCTGCGCATTGGGATAATATTGCCTCCAATATCCTGGCAGCGGATAAAGTTGCTAAAGAAAATATTATTCCTATACGCGCCAAACGCCGCTGGTTATGGGCGGCCGCTGGCGTGGCCTTGCTCATTACTGCCGCAGGGTACTTCCTGTTACAGCCAAAAGCTGTGCAGCAACCCATTACAGCCGTTAAACAATCCAACACACAGGATATAGCCCCTGGCGGCAACAGGGCTACCCTGGTGCTCGGAGATGGCTCACAGCTCACGCTGGACAGCGCAGCTAATGGTACACTCAGCCAACAGGGGAACACACAGGTAGTTAAACTGGCCAACGGCCAGCTGGCCTACCACACAGCCGGCCAATCATCCACCCAGACCATTCTTTACAACACCATCTTTACGCCCCGTGGCGGAAAGTACAAGGTAACCCTGCCGGATGGCAGTAAAGTATGGCTCAATGCAGCAAGCAGCCTTCGTTATCCCACCGCTTTTACAGATACCCGCAGTGTAGAACTGAACGGGGAAGCTTACTTTGATATAGCACCGGATGCATCACATCCTTTCATTGTTAGTCATGGTAAAACAGTTGTAGAAGTATTAGGCACCACTTTTAACATGATGGCTTATACAGATGAAGCCAGTATCAGAACCACCCTGCTTAGCGGCGCCGTGAAAGTGAACGGGCAAAAACTAACACCCGGCCAATGTGCCAGCATCACCAACGGTCAATTGCGCATTGAAGAAGAAGTGAACACAGAAGCGGCTGTTGCCTGGAAGAATGGGTATATACAGTTTGAAGGGAACGACATCCGTTCCGCCATGCGCCAGATCAGCCGCTGGTATGATGTGGAAGTAACGTACAAAGGAGAAGTGCCTTCCCATTTCAGGGGTATTATTCCCAGTGATGTGCCGGTATCTGAAGTATTGAAAATGATGGAGATGACGGGAGAAGTAACATTTGAGATCAGCGGGAGAACGATCATTGTATCGCCCGGTAAGTAA
- a CDS encoding RNA polymerase sigma factor, which produces MQEFNQDKELFRLIAAGDEAAFRRLFHLHVPKLLPTVQHLTKNAAVTEDILQEAFLKLWLSRDKLPEIENPYSWLLKIVYYQCFSYLRHQAVHHKAMGIIAERQSPVSAMEEDMVFNTLMRTVAEAVQQLPPQAKRIYLLSRENGMKIPEIAGELHISPNTVKNSLVRSLQSIRHYIERAGHFLPLFILWYFF; this is translated from the coding sequence ATGCAGGAATTCAACCAAGATAAAGAACTATTCCGCCTGATTGCAGCAGGTGACGAAGCAGCTTTCCGCCGCCTGTTCCATTTGCACGTACCTAAACTACTGCCCACAGTGCAGCACCTTACCAAAAATGCTGCCGTTACAGAAGATATTTTGCAGGAAGCCTTTCTCAAGTTATGGCTGAGCCGCGATAAACTCCCTGAAATAGAAAACCCTTACTCCTGGCTGTTAAAGATCGTTTACTACCAGTGTTTCTCCTACCTGCGTCACCAGGCGGTGCATCATAAGGCTATGGGGATCATTGCGGAAAGACAATCCCCTGTGAGCGCTATGGAGGAGGATATGGTTTTCAACACGCTTATGCGAACAGTAGCTGAAGCCGTACAGCAATTACCTCCACAGGCCAAACGTATTTACCTGCTCAGCCGGGAAAACGGCATGAAAATTCCCGAGATCGCCGGAGAACTGCATATTTCGCCCAATACCGTTAAAAATTCCCTTGTCCGTTCCCTTCAGAGCATCCGCCACTATATAGAGCGGGCGGGGCATTTCCTTCCTTTATTTATTCTCTGGTATTTTTTTTAG
- a CDS encoding glycoside hydrolase family 172 protein: MRVIIRLSTLLFMAACQQPAAPPQNNLFTYVEGAETRWSSPENSNAEKGKGATANHGAKGHPYDSIDNGASLALLDVQGQGMVNRIWITINDRSPEMLRSLKLEIFWDNEKQPAVSAPLGDFFGVGLGRMAKFENALFASPEGRSFLCHIPMPFRKGAKIVVTNESGKKLNHIFFDVNFQYLKNWNDQYLYFHAYWHRDTATTPGKDFELLPHVEGKGRFLGVNVGVNANPAYNNSWWGEGEVKMFIDGDKDLPTLVGTGTEDYIGTAWSQGWFCNQYSGCLVDDWPNKQWSFYRFHIPDPVFFSSDCRVTIQQIGGDFKKNMIPIQQEGKAEVIPVTIGGEYAKTNHLFSKDSVRTLTDPSLPEGWTNYYRSDDVSATAYFYLATPSNNLPALQSAGIRTTQLRSKVPPPQK; encoded by the coding sequence ATGAGAGTGATCATCCGTTTAAGCACGCTGTTATTCATGGCAGCGTGCCAGCAGCCTGCGGCGCCGCCGCAGAACAACCTTTTTACTTACGTGGAAGGTGCAGAAACCCGCTGGAGCAGCCCGGAAAATAGTAATGCAGAAAAAGGGAAAGGCGCTACCGCCAATCATGGTGCAAAAGGTCATCCTTACGACAGTATTGACAATGGTGCATCGCTCGCGTTGCTGGATGTACAGGGCCAGGGTATGGTGAACCGCATCTGGATCACCATCAATGACCGTTCTCCTGAAATGCTCCGTTCCCTGAAGCTGGAAATATTCTGGGATAATGAAAAGCAACCGGCAGTTTCAGCACCATTAGGAGATTTCTTTGGCGTGGGCCTCGGGCGCATGGCTAAGTTTGAAAATGCCCTCTTCGCCAGCCCCGAAGGCCGCTCCTTCCTCTGCCACATTCCCATGCCTTTCCGCAAAGGCGCAAAGATTGTAGTAACGAATGAATCCGGGAAAAAGCTGAATCATATTTTCTTTGATGTTAATTTCCAATACCTGAAGAACTGGAACGATCAGTACCTGTATTTTCATGCTTACTGGCACAGGGATACTGCTACTACACCCGGCAAAGATTTCGAACTGTTACCGCATGTAGAAGGTAAAGGTCGTTTCCTGGGTGTGAATGTTGGTGTGAACGCGAACCCTGCTTATAACAATAGCTGGTGGGGCGAGGGAGAAGTGAAAATGTTCATCGATGGCGATAAGGACCTCCCTACTCTCGTAGGCACCGGTACGGAAGATTATATCGGCACCGCATGGTCTCAGGGTTGGTTCTGCAACCAGTATTCCGGTTGCCTGGTAGATGATTGGCCAAACAAACAATGGTCTTTCTACCGTTTTCACATTCCTGATCCCGTGTTCTTTTCCAGCGACTGCCGCGTAACCATTCAGCAGATAGGGGGAGATTTCAAAAAGAATATGATCCCAATCCAGCAGGAAGGAAAAGCGGAAGTGATACCGGTAACTATCGGCGGGGAGTATGCCAAAACCAATCACCTGTTCAGTAAGGATAGTGTGAGGACCTTAACCGATCCCTCCTTACCCGAGGGCTGGACCAATTACTATCGTTCAGACGATGTGTCTGCCACCGCCTATTTCTACCTGGCCACACCATCAAATAATTTACCGGCATTACAAAGCGCCGGCATCCGAACAACGCAGTTAAGAAGTAAAGTGCCGCCGCCGCAAAAGTGA
- a CDS encoding PKD domain-containing protein translates to MRKSINILALIASLAVSCKYNEVVEASYPDQKVYFPAAREGRFTINNIAEPGKPFRYEVNQEKFNIPLSVFRGAVSRSGAIPVNIQVNNDTINGLITDGTLLNTELLPADQYTIPTTVQIDNGQESAQIALSINMAYLIANAGKQKALCLKLSSSGVSTNPALDKLVLLIDPIIFTPVAAFLATPKTGDPTTINFNNQSKYALKYSWNFGDNGTSELKSPEHKYAAAGTYEVTLTAEGIAGAPKKHTYKTTITVL, encoded by the coding sequence ATGAGAAAAAGTATCAACATACTCGCACTAATAGCCAGCCTCGCCGTATCCTGCAAATACAATGAGGTAGTGGAAGCCAGCTATCCTGATCAGAAAGTATATTTCCCTGCAGCACGCGAAGGGAGATTTACGATCAACAATATTGCAGAGCCAGGCAAACCTTTCCGTTATGAAGTGAATCAGGAAAAGTTCAATATCCCGCTCAGTGTATTTCGTGGCGCCGTGAGCAGATCAGGTGCTATCCCCGTCAACATCCAGGTAAATAACGACACCATCAATGGCCTGATCACGGATGGCACGCTGCTGAATACAGAACTGCTGCCAGCTGATCAATACACTATTCCTACTACTGTGCAGATAGATAACGGGCAGGAAAGTGCGCAAATAGCCCTGAGTATTAACATGGCTTACCTGATAGCCAATGCCGGTAAACAAAAAGCCCTGTGCCTGAAACTAAGCAGCAGTGGCGTAAGCACGAATCCTGCGCTGGACAAACTGGTGTTACTCATTGATCCTATTATATTCACACCTGTGGCAGCCTTTCTGGCAACGCCCAAAACAGGTGATCCTACAACCATCAACTTTAACAATCAATCCAAATATGCATTAAAGTACAGCTGGAACTTTGGGGACAATGGCACTTCTGAGCTGAAGTCTCCTGAACATAAGTACGCAGCTGCCGGTACATATGAAGTAACGTTAACGGCTGAAGGAATTGCAGGCGCACCGAAAAAACATACTTATAAAACAACTATTACGGTATTATGA
- a CDS encoding RagB/SusD family nutrient uptake outer membrane protein has translation MKHITLIYGVAALFLLSACEKLDREVITNITEKQVTQSYQYSSYRQAILYTELPEGFLQVDRAMMASASDEAEYTQENANIQKFNNGSWNAYDNPDNAWAKYYKAIRRVNQFLASSDSINLETYRLSTNPSDQLIYQQRTAEIARWKLEARFLRAFFYFELVKRYGGVPIFTTELSVTEDFSKVERSSLEACIQFIVKECDESGAGLPAKSADADLGRATKGAALALKSRALLYAASDLFNSTTWSGGYSKPELISMPTGNRTQRWKDAANAAKAVLDLAGTGYWIHWEYGPLFNTFNSPEIILTRRNGPSNEFEKANFPIGYNLGESGNAPSQNLVDAYEMTDGTPFDWNNPAHAADPYANRDPRLRLSIITNNTWFNSRNVELWAGGRDGQGIPLASKTGYYMKKYLSEYTDLLQNRTSVHSWILIRTAEIFLNYAEALNECEPGNPDIAQYVNYVRGRSTIGMPPLPAGLSQAQMRERIRNERRVEFAFEDHRAWDVRRWMQGPQYFGTPLRGVNITRNANGTFTYTPAVVEQRVFEPKMYLYPIPKGELFISPKLVQNPLW, from the coding sequence ATGAAACACATTACGCTAATATACGGTGTGGCGGCACTCTTCCTCCTGAGCGCCTGTGAGAAACTGGACCGTGAAGTGATCACAAACATCACCGAAAAACAAGTAACACAATCCTACCAGTACTCCAGCTACCGGCAGGCCATACTCTATACAGAACTGCCGGAAGGTTTCCTGCAGGTGGACAGGGCTATGATGGCTTCCGCCAGCGATGAAGCGGAATACACGCAGGAAAATGCCAATATACAGAAGTTCAACAACGGCTCCTGGAACGCCTACGATAATCCGGATAATGCTTGGGCGAAATATTACAAGGCCATCCGGCGTGTGAACCAGTTCCTTGCTTCTTCAGACAGCATTAACCTGGAAACCTACCGCCTGAGCACCAATCCTTCTGATCAGCTGATCTATCAGCAAAGAACAGCAGAGATCGCGCGCTGGAAACTGGAAGCACGTTTTCTGAGAGCGTTCTTTTATTTTGAACTGGTGAAACGTTATGGTGGTGTTCCTATTTTCACAACGGAACTGAGTGTAACGGAAGATTTCTCCAAAGTGGAAAGGAGTTCACTGGAAGCCTGCATCCAGTTCATTGTGAAAGAATGTGATGAAAGCGGAGCAGGATTACCAGCTAAGTCTGCCGATGCAGACCTGGGCAGAGCTACCAAAGGTGCTGCACTTGCACTGAAAAGCCGTGCACTGCTCTATGCCGCCAGCGATCTCTTCAATTCCACTACCTGGTCTGGCGGTTATAGTAAACCGGAATTGATATCCATGCCCACCGGCAATCGAACACAACGTTGGAAGGATGCGGCCAATGCTGCCAAAGCAGTGCTTGACCTTGCAGGTACCGGTTACTGGATCCACTGGGAATACGGGCCTCTCTTCAATACTTTTAATTCACCGGAGATCATCTTAACACGCAGGAACGGGCCCAGTAATGAATTTGAGAAAGCCAACTTCCCCATCGGCTACAACCTGGGAGAAAGTGGTAATGCGCCCTCTCAGAATCTGGTAGATGCCTACGAAATGACAGATGGCACACCCTTCGACTGGAATAATCCTGCACATGCTGCAGATCCTTATGCCAACCGTGATCCACGTCTTCGCTTAAGCATCATCACCAACAATACCTGGTTTAACAGCCGCAATGTGGAATTATGGGCAGGCGGGCGTGATGGGCAGGGAATTCCTTTAGCCAGCAAAACAGGTTATTACATGAAAAAGTATCTCAGCGAATACACAGACCTGTTACAGAACAGGACCAGTGTACACAGCTGGATCCTTATCCGCACCGCGGAAATATTCCTGAACTATGCAGAAGCGCTGAATGAATGCGAACCGGGCAATCCTGATATCGCGCAGTATGTCAACTATGTGCGCGGGCGCAGCACCATTGGTATGCCTCCCCTGCCTGCAGGTCTTTCACAGGCACAGATGCGGGAAAGGATACGGAATGAACGCAGGGTGGAATTTGCATTTGAAGATCACCGTGCCTGGGATGTTCGCAGATGGATGCAGGGGCCACAATACTTTGGCACACCACTCAGGGGTGTGAACATTACGCGCAATGCTAACGGTACATTCACTTATACACCTGCTGTTGTGGAGCAAAGAGTGTTTGAACCAAAGATGTACCTGTACCCCATTCCCAAAGGAGAATTATTCATCTCTCCCAAACTGGTGCAAAATCCTTTATGGTAA